From a region of the Anaerolineae bacterium genome:
- a CDS encoding electron transfer flavoprotein subunit beta/FixA family protein has product MRVIVPIKQVRDPRGIKVDLRRQQVTLEEAELVINPVDRNALEEALTLKDRLGARVTVISIGRPEVEDSIREAWACGADEGILLSDELLARVDFRGAALALARAIQKLGDFDLIIAGAMSADTGQGQLGPRLAAALDIPCVNEVYRILEISEGKARVIRGWDEKFLEVEVELPAVLCIAPGANVPRLPHGARIMNSYQWELPVWKASDLGLSEEDLKPEVEERGLSFPPERVRGRVSRGTPEDLARELVSFLRERHLI; this is encoded by the coding sequence ATGAGGGTGATCGTCCCCATAAAACAGGTTAGAGATCCCAGAGGGATTAAGGTAGACCTGAGGCGCCAGCAAGTAACTTTGGAGGAAGCGGAACTGGTCATAAATCCTGTTGACCGCAATGCTCTGGAAGAGGCCCTTACCCTTAAAGACCGGCTGGGAGCTCGGGTCACCGTAATATCCATAGGAAGGCCTGAGGTAGAGGACTCCATCAGGGAAGCCTGGGCCTGCGGAGCTGATGAGGGAATCCTTCTTTCAGACGAACTTCTTGCCAGGGTTGACTTCCGGGGGGCGGCGTTGGCTCTGGCCAGAGCAATCCAGAAACTTGGCGATTTTGACCTCATAATTGCTGGAGCCATGTCTGCCGATACCGGCCAGGGGCAACTGGGGCCAAGGCTTGCTGCTGCTCTTGATATCCCGTGCGTGAACGAGGTCTACCGTATTCTGGAAATCTCGGAGGGCAAGGCCAGGGTTATAAGGGGCTGGGATGAGAAATTCCTGGAGGTAGAAGTGGAACTGCCTGCTGTGCTGTGCATTGCTCCGGGAGCTAACGTCCCTCGTCTCCCCCACGGTGCGCGCATCATGAACTCTTACCAGTGGGAACTTCCCGTCTGGAAAGCTTCGGACCTGGGCCTGAGCGAAGAGGACCTCAAGCCCGAAGTGGAAGAACGCGGCCTATCCTTCCCGCCAGAAAGGGTCCGGGGCCGCGTGAGCCGTGGAACACCGGAAGACCTGGCCAGGGAACTTGTCAGCTTCCTAAGGGAAAGGCATCTTATTTAG